The nucleotide sequence TGGCCTGAGTGGAAGGGGATTCTGCCAGTTGGAGTCTTGTTGCGTCACCATTTCCTTTCAAATGAATGGTTTCATAAGCAAGTGATATGACTTCGAAATAGGGGCTTTCCACTCACACCACAGGCAGTATTTAGAGAAATTTTCTCGAAGGAAGACCCTCTGTTTCCCCCACCTTCAAAATTGGGTGCCTTCCTTTGTGAATTTAATGCATCTCTTGGCTGACTGAAAGCACACATTGGTATTAAAAGGCATGTATTTCAGGGTAAGTGTTTTGGGGGTGAAGGGCTGagacatttttccccttttctatagATGTTGATAAGACTACAGCAACCATTAAACCCCAAATTCCTCTTCTTGTGTTTTACCAATGTTGAAATATCTTCATGTGCATATGCTAAAAATTCTAAAATCTACATTGAGGGTAGGGAGGGCCTGCTTTGGATCTCAGGTTTGTCCAAACTCTCCATTTTCTGCACAGTAGGTTTAATATCTAGTTAAGAAGACAGGATTAAGAGCCTTGAAGAGACTAAGAATGTTTTAGCCCAGAGATGAGAAGTTagggagtgggaaagagagaggcagCATATCCCAGctgtcttcaagtacttgaagaatACTCACAGGGAAGAGGTATTCTGTTCTTGAACTAAGGAGCAAAAACTGATGCAGCTTGCAGGAAGGAATTTAGGCTTGATGTTCAAATTTTTTCTTAACAACTAGAATCATCCCAAAGTGGAAAGGATCGGTAGAAACTTCCCCTCCTTGGAAATCTTTAGGTGAGGAAGAGGTAGAATATCAAGGTATCTTCTATTTCTAAAATGCAAAACAAGATCTCTGAACTAATTTCTCTCTGTGATGAAATGAGCATTGGCTTTGGAGTGATTGAATCACATCATCTGAATGTAAGAAAGCACTTCAGCAGTTCTTTagtcccacccacccccaaccctgGGCCCATAATATACCCAATAAGTGAATCAGATAGCCTGAGGCTGAACATTCTGGCTTTGTCTATACATGATCCTgggttaattttcttttttaacccttaccttccatcttgcaatcaatactgtgtattggctccaaggcagaagagtggtaagggtaggcaatgggggtcaagtgacttgcccagagtcacacagctgagaaatgcctgaggccagatttgaacctaggacctcccctctctaggcctggctatcaatccactgagctacccagctgcccaccctgGGTTTCAATTTCAACCCTGAAATGAGAGCATTAGGTTGAATTCTGTCTCTAGCTTTAAATCCTATCACCCAATTTCCTGCTTTCTGACCATCCAGCTCTCTCATTAGTTCCTCTACTCCAAAAGCTCTCCATCCTTTCTGAAACCAGTTCTTTGTATCTCTTCTGCTTATTTCTACTCACTTAGAAGGTCAAGGAGCCCACATTTTCtgatctcattttcctttttttttttttttaatagaattcctttttatttttaaacccttgtacttcggtgtattgtctcataggtggaagagtggtaagggtgggcaatggaggtcaagtgacttgcccagggtcacacagctgggaagtggctgaggccaggtttgaacctaggacctcctgtctctaggcctgactctcactccactgagctacccagctgccccctctcattttcctttttaaggaaaTGCTTGACCGTGGTTACTCCCTCCTCTCTGCCACTTTATTACTTTggttattattgtcattaataataataaaaacaacaaattattgttattataataatatataataactagcATTATGTAGGGGTAGGTAGGTGATACAGCAGATAGAGACAGGagaactcatcttccagagtttcaatctggcctcagatactggatgtatgaccctgggcaaatcatttaacttctgtttgcctcagtttccttagtggtaaaatgggaataataatagcacctaccttggctggttgttgtgagaatcaaataagataatatttattttttaaaatgttgaagcacttagcacagtcacTACCcaagtaggcattatataaatatttccttttccctttccctcccaaaCAATGAAAGGATGTTCGCAATTTTAGTTCTTAAAAACAGTTAAAACTTTATTAAGAAGTTGAGATCTATTGACACAAAAATCTCACCAAGAAGAATTTAATCCAAAGAGGTcaaaaatccaaaaggaaaatcttatataaatgaaattttttttccatagcagcacttttttgtgataggaaagtagatgcccattgattaACCATTTCCCAAATAAAATGCAGCACATGATTTGATAGAATGtattgctataagaaattatgtgaAACACGTAAGAAGACATTCACAAACTGATGAGTGAAataagaatcaggaaaataaacaCAGTAACTACAATCTAAGTGGAAACCAAAGTCTACAGTCCTTTCTGTCTTCATAGATCTCATGAAGCTTCTCCTCAACCCCCTAACTAATTCCAGGAAGAACATCTTTTATAAGTGTGTTACTCGGTTTGGTTCCCAAGGTCTAATCTTCTCTGCTACTCGACTACCAGTTACCAACAAGAGCTCTCTTGAGttcattcttttctttgcttcttgGACATTGCCTCTGTGTCCATGTCATCCATTCACCATGTTCTGGTGAATGTAGTATCCCTCATTAGTCAAATATCTCCACTTCAAAGAGccatgggaggaggagaagagaaaaatatcttCCCAACTTCACTAATGTCTGATGTAAGCTCCAGATCTCCTCCACAAGCCTGCTGCTAGCCTCAACTACTGAATTCTGCACTCTTAGAAAGATCATTCCTCAACCTatgcacagaaaaagaaatacagagcagaaaaaggagagagaagctcAAGCTCACCTGATCAAATCCCATTGCTTTAAAGCAGCCACATTTTGGCAGAGACCATTTCTGCTGGGGGCagcaaagggaaggaaggagagagagggagctaGCCCTCCTCTAAAATTGACATAGCAAGGGcattgaggtggctcagtggataggagaCCAGTCTTGGAGTTTGGATgccctaggttcaagtctgacctcagacacttcctagctttttgaccctgggcacttaagtcacttaaccccaattgtccagcccttatctttcttctgccttgaaagcaatacttcatattgattctaagacagaaagtaaacgtttgtttgtttgtttgtttttgtctgatATAACACCCTACCCAGACACTCCTATTAAGAGAGTGGGGAAGACCCAAGGTTTCCTTCATCATCCCAAAGAACTAACTGAACACACGGTCTAGGACACATACTTTACACTCCATGGAGATAAACTCTGAGGAGGCAGAGCCAGGGGAAAAGATATTTGTTTACCCCCATTACATCCAAATCAATGTAAAAGTATTCCTTGTATGTCCTAGATGATGAATGCCTGCCTTGTGTACCCCTACACTTGGATGTTCCAAAGCATGCCAAATGGATTACAAAGGAGAAATGCTGGAAGCAGGGAGGTCAAGTACATGGCTATCACAACAGCTCAGGTAAAAAGTAATAACAGCCTGGATGAAGGTAGTGGTtgtgtgaaaggagagaaagcacTGGCTCTCCCTGGTGTTAAAGTCAGGGAGTCGGGAGCCACGGCCCTCTCTGATCCCAAGGGAAGCCTAATTTAGTCTCTACTTGGCGTTTCTGAATTTCTGAGTAGAGCAGAGATTATTCCCATAACTAGAAGATGCTTAGCAGGGAAAAGTAGTAACTATGAGTGATTGCAGAAAGGAAGTTGGAGTGGGGAGTGGCATGGACAAATTGCTAACTATTCTAGGAGACAATAACTAGAACAGACAAGTTCTGGGCTTCTTTGGGTGCTCAGGAAATGATTGACTGATTTAGTTGCCCCCCAAAATTCAGTGCATCTCTACTGACAGTTGTTGAACATCTCCCTTTGGACTGACTCACCTGCTATTGCATaattatggaaaaagaaaaaggggagttaggggaaaagaaaggaaaaaaagcatctTGTGACATCAGTTAAAGGCAGAGGGTCCCTTCCATTACAAATAATGTGTTTGactgattacatttttttttctctcctaggCCTTTATGCAGGTAAAAAACCTGGCCTTCCCAAAGTCATAAAGCCCAGTGACCCCGGGGTTCAAAAAGCAGCCAGGTTTGCAGTTGAAAGGTTTAACAACTGCACAAATGACCTCTTCTTATTCAAAGAACTTCACATTGATGAAGCCATGGTGCAGGTGAGTGGTTTGACTGTGAATCTATCCCAAACTCTTTTCCCTAATCCCTTAGGAGAaccccaaggggaaaaaaatcaggattttttgctttgtttatcCAGAAATTTCAAACACAATCTGGCAAACAACCTGCCCTGCCCCTTCCTAAAAACCCTGTAAGAAGTCAAAATGTAATGTCATTTTCTAAAACTGTTAGTTTTATTAGGAAAACCCTCTCCACCCTCACTGACAGTCTATTTATTCATAGTGGAGACAATAGTACAATTAGAGTCACATAGATGAACCTCATTTCAAGTCCTAAATCTGCCAATTACTATCTTagtgttgctgttgttgttttgcgttgattcttcatgaccccatttggggttttcttggcaaagatactggagtggattgtcattttcttctccagttcatctgacAGAtgtaaaaactgaggcaaagaggattgagtgacttgtccagggctacatagtaagtgtccaaggtcagattttaaatcagatctttctgattccagatctgggaTTCTATCCACccagccacttagctgccttagtctgtatgactgtgggcaaatcattgGGCCTTCCTGGGCCTCgatttcctcccctgtaaaatgggaattgaactagatgactcttaaaatccttcccagctctaaatctgtaatcctgCTTTAgtttaaactcttttcttttttttgaacctttatcttttgtcttggaatcaatagtgtatattggttccaaggcagaagagcagtaaggggtgggcaatgggggtcaagtgacttgcccagggtcacacagtgagaaaGATCTAAACCCCTTCCTAAACCCTTAAATGGAGGAAGCGTTGTATCCCAGGAAAGAGTCTCTTATGAAGTCAAGAGAAACCCAGGATAACATTTAGCTTTTTGATAATTATTAGCCATGTGGTTAAGTGTAGGTTCCAATgtctataaaacaaggataaaACCTCCTGGGGCTGCGAAGCTGAAAGAAGACTTAAAAGCAAATCTTCCCAAATTTTCTATAGAAGTAACATTTATTGTCATATACAGGATTTTCCAGACCATGGCAAATTAGAAGCAGCAAAATAGGAGATGAAGGTAGGAACAATGATTTTGCTAAATGCTATTAAATGGGTAACAAGACATGGCTgacactgagatagaaaaaaatataaaaaaagaaaacataaaatataaataaaaaagcaggcaaaaggattttaaaagctgCATAGTCTAGCACtatttcatatggaaaaaaacACCCTTACTCACCTTAGTATCTCTAAGTATATTGATTTTTTACCAGATGTTCATAATGACCCTAAATCAGGAAAAAGGTCAAATTACCTTCTGGttactccaagaaggaagggaagtcatagaattcttagatttttttttttggtcttcttatcttagaaacaactctaagtATTGACAGAAAGAAGTAAGGAGTAGGCAGTTGGagctgtgacttgtccaaggccaaccagctaggaagtgtctgagaccaaatttgaacccaggatgtcctgcCTGAATTCTTAGAttcttctccaaaatggttaaaaTTAAATATACAGAAAATTCATCTTTATAAAAGGCCTCCTTTCCAAATGATGCCAAATAAATTCAGTCTTCTTTTTAATggtgtttggttttatttttttaaaggatagattttaaaaatgattttgtctTTCTTCCCATTGGTTGGTTGTCTTTATCAGGTTAAGTAAACATAAATGCCATCTCTCTACCTTTTTCAGCAGTTACCTAGCATTCCTCCTTCCTGTCCTTGATTAGGACTGATAGGTGACACAATGTATAGTGCTGCACCAGGAGTCAGGAGGATATGgattcatatctagcctcagatacttactagctgtgtgaccctgagcaagtcacttaactctgcctcagtttcttcatcagaaaaatgagttggaaaagaaaatggcaaaacattcctgtatctttgtcaagaaagctcagtggattgagagccaggcctagagacagaaggtcctaggttcaaatctggcctcagacacttcccagctgtgtgaccctgggcaagtcacttgacccccattgcctacccttaccactcttctgccttggagccaatacacNNNNNNNNNNNNNNNNNNNNNNNNNNNNNNNNNNNNNNNNNNNNNNNNNNNNNNNNNNNNNNNNNNNNNNNNNNNNNNNNNNNNNNNNNNNNNNNNNNNNNNNNNNNNNNNNNNNNNNNNNNNNNNNNNNNNNNNNNNNNNNNNNNNNNNNNNNNNNNNNNNNNNNNNNNNNNNNNNNNNNNNNNNNNNNNNNNNNNNNNNNNNNNNNNNNNNNNNNNNNNNNNNNNNNNNNNNNNNNNNNNNNNNNNNNNNNNNNNNNNNNNNNNNNNNNNNNNNNNNNNNNNNNNNNNNNNNNNNNNNNNNNNNNNNNNNNNNNNNNNNNNNNNNNNNNNNNNNNNNNNNNNNNNNNNNNNNNNNNNNNNNNNNNNNNNNNNNNNNNNNNNNNNNNNNNNNNNNNNNNNNNNNNNNNNNNNNNNNNNNNNNNNNNNNNNNNNNNNNNNNNNNNNNNNNNNNNNNNNNNNNNNNNNNNNNNNNNNNNNNNNNNNNNNNNNNNNNNNNNNNNNNNNNNNNNNNNNNNNNNNNNNNNNNNNNNNNNNNNNNNNNNNNNNNNNNNNNNNNNNNNNNNNNNNNNNNNNNNNNNNNNNNNNNNNNNNNNNNNNNNNNNNNNNNNNNNNNNNNNNNNNNNNNNNNNNNNNNNNNNNNNNNNNNNNNNNNNNNNNNNNNNNNNNNNNNNNNNNNNNNNNNNNNNNNNNNNNNNNNNNNNNNNNNNNNNNNNNNNNNNNNNNNNNNNNNNNNNNNNNNNNNNNNNNNNNNNNNNNNNNNNNNNNNNNNNNNNNNNNNNNNNNNNNNNNNNNNNNNNNNNNNNNNNNNNNNNNNNNNNNNNNNNNNNNNNNNNNNNNNNNNNNNNNNNNNNNNNNNNNNNNNNNNNNNNNNNNNNNNNNNNNNNNNNNNNNNNNNNNNNNNNNNNNNNNNNNNNNNNNNNNNNNNNNNNNNNNNNNNNNNNNNNNNNNNNNNNNNNNNNNNNNNNNNNNNNNNNNNNNNNNNNNNNNNNNNNNNNNNNNNNNNNNNNNNNNNNNNNNNNNNNNNNNNNNNNNNNNNNNNNNNNNNNNNNNNNNNNNNNNNNNNNNNNNNNNNNNNNNNNNNNNNNNNNNNNNNNNNNNNNNNNNNNNNNNNNNNNNNNNNNNNNNNNNNNNNNNNNNNNNNNNNNNNNNNNNNNNNNNNNNNNNNNNNNNNNNNNNNNNNNNNNNNNNNNNNNNNNNNNNNNNNNNNNNNNNNNNNNNNNNNNNNNNNNNNNNNNNNNNNNNNNNNNNNNNNNNNNNNNNN is from Gracilinanus agilis isolate LMUSP501 chromosome 2, AgileGrace, whole genome shotgun sequence and encodes:
- the CST7 gene encoding cystatin-F, whose amino-acid sequence is MRTAWSWLIFCHLTLADLASASRDDECLPCVPLHLDVPKHAKWITKEKCWKQGGQVHGYHNSSGLYAGKKPGLPKVIKPSDPGVQKAARFAVERFNNCTNDLFLFKELHIDEAMVQNLGLHRTLTVDSYGLGLQALLWAYTDQAYSKLPCAGVQFLTTDLVKGSGMPLGLTSARHCAAYCC